One Panicum virgatum strain AP13 chromosome 9K, P.virgatum_v5, whole genome shotgun sequence genomic region harbors:
- the LOC120652118 gene encoding pectinesterase-like, which produces MPSDDGDPSRKRLVVGVLSALMLVAMVVGTVAFLLNDKAGEEESKRNMSKTMRSVELFCAPADYQGTCRETLEGALSRSDPSEHPHAAAAAAIAAVERALEQGFNRSTVLDAVRQSNDTLVWEAMRDCRMLLGSCRDNVERALASIAWRGVEGPVQDLQAWLSAVITFQGSCVDMFPKGEVREEVKTTMEKAREISSNALAVIKQGAALSAMLDLHAEDLDDKKAGRGARQQLKAAAWVSREDRKLLAAAGKGGLTPNVTVAKDGSGDFRNISAALDAMPGNYTGRYFIYVKEGVYEEMVNITNCMANVTMYGDGSKKSIVTGSRNILDGTRMWRTATFAVDGDSFTAISLGIRNTAGVEKQQALALRVKGDKAIFFNCRIEGNQDTLFAQAYRQFYRSCVISGTVDFIMGDAAAVFQRCVILVRQPRKGQPAVVTAHARRDHQQTTGFVIHRSRIVANEQLASSTGKAAGAAATKVYLGRPWKEFARAVVMESDIEGFVRSEGYMPWEGKENLGTAFFGEFGNAGAGANLSGRKDMQGFHEMNKDRALQFTVGHFLHGAEWIPDSGTPVSLGLSGSGADDAGEETTE; this is translated from the exons ATGCCGTCGGATGATGGCGACCCGTCGCGCAAGCGGCTCGTCGTCGGCGTCCTGTCGGCGCTGATGCTGGTCGCCATGGTCGTCGGGACGGTGGCCTTCCTCCTGAACGACaaggccggcgaggaggagagcAAGCGCAACATGAGCAAGACGATGCGCAGCGTGGAGCTCTTCTGCGCGCCGGCCGACTACCAGGGCACCTGCCGCGAGACCCTGGAGGGCGCGCTGTCGCGGTCGGACCCGTCCGAgcacccgcacgccgccgccgccgccgccatcgccgccgtcgagcgggcGCTGGAGCAGGGCTTCAACCGCTCCACCGTGCTGGACGCCGTGCGCCAGAGCAACGACACGCTGGTGTGGGAGGCCATGCGCGACTGCCGGATGCTGCTGGGGAGCTGCCGCGACAACGTGGAGCGCGCCCTCGCCAGCATCGCGTGGCGCGGCGTCGAGGGCCCCGTGCAGGACCTCCAGGCCTGGCTCAGCGCGGTCATCACGTTCCAGGGCTCCTGCGTCGACATGTTCCCCAAGGGGGAGGTCCGCGAGGAGGTGAAGACCACCATGGAGAAGGCGCGGGAGATCTCCAGCAACGCCCTCGCCGTCATCAAGCAGGGCGCCGCGCTCTCCGCCATGCTCGACCTCCACGCCGAGGACCTCGACGACAAGAAGGCCGGCAGGGGCGCCCGGCAGCAGCTCAAGGCTGCTGCGTGGGTGTCCAGGGAGGACCGgaagctgctcgccgccgccggcaagggCGGGCTCACGCCCAACGTGACGGTGGccaaggacggcagcggcgacTTCAGGAACATCTCCGCCGCGCTGGACGCCATGCCCGGCAACTACACCGGGAGGTACTTCATCTACGTCAAGGAAGGCGTGTACGAGGAgatggtgaacatcaccaactGCATGGCCAACGTCACCATGTACGGCGACGGCTCCAAGAAGTCCATCGTCACGGGCAGCCGGAACATCCTCGACGGCACCAGGATGTGGAGAACGGCCACATTTG CCGTTGACGGCGACAGCTTCACGGCCATCAGCCTGGGCATCCGGAACACGGCGGGGGTGGAGAAGCAGCAGGCGCTGGCGCTGCGCGTCAAGGGCGACaaggccatcttcttcaactgcCGGATCGAGGGCAACCAGGACACGCTCTTCGCGCAGGCCTACCGCCAGTTCTACCGCAGCTGCGTCATCTCCGGCACCGTCGACTTCATCatgggcgacgccgccgccgtcttccaGCGCTGCGTCATCCTCGTGCGCCAGCCGCGCAAGGGCCAGCCCGCCGTCGTCaccgcgcacgcgcgccgggACCACCAGCAGACCACCGGCTTCGTCATCCACCGGAGCCGGATCGTCGCCAACGAGCAGCTGGCCAGCAGCACCGGcaaggcggccggggcggcggccacCAAGGTGTACCTGGGCCGGCCGTGGAAGGAGTTCGCGCGGGCGGTGGTCATGGAGTCCGACATCGAGGGGTTCGTGCGCAGCGAAGGGTACATGCCGTGGGAGGGCAAGGAGAACCTCGGCACGGCCTTCTTCGGCGAGTTCGgcaacgccggcgccggcgccaaccTCTCCGGGCGGAAGGACATGCAGGGGTTCCACGAGATGAACAAGGACAGGGCGCTGCAGTTCACGGTGGGCCACTTCTTGCACGGCGCCGAGTGGATACCGGACAGCGGCACGCCGGTGAGTTTAGGGCTGTCCGGATccggcgccgacgacgccgGAGAAGAGACGACAGAGTAA